AAATACGGAGAAAATTCCTTTTACATGATTTTTGATGCAGATAATGTTGTTGAGGAAAATTACATCGAACATATAAAGCCTTATGTTGAATCTTATCCTGTAATCCAAACGAACCTTTACAACCTGAATGTTGATGGCGTTATCCCGCGTATGTATATCTTTATGGATGCAATATATTTGAGAATCCAAAAAGCACTCACACTTTTAGGGCTATCGTCAATTATCTCAGGCTACGGATGGGGTGCATATGGATGGGTGTTCAAGAAGCATAAGTTTGATTGCAATTCAGTCCTTGAAGACTTTGAATATACTGTAAAACTGCCTCTAAAGGTGACTTTTGTAGAGGAAGCAACAGTATATGATGAGAAGCCTACAGAGTTTATGCCATCATTCAGGCAGAGATTGCGTTGGTATCGAGGCTATTTCTATACTGTATTTAAAGAAAACGGCATTGCAAAGAATTTATACACGATACCACTTATCGTAGGAGCGGCAACTGGAATCTTAAGTTTCCTTCTTTCACTTCCAGATCCTCTCTACATATCAATTCCTGTTGTTGTCTTTGTATTACATACTCTTATCTTCCTTTTGCCACTCAATGAGAGGGAATTAAAGGATGTGAAGTGGTATGACATATTCATTATGTTCTTTTTCAATATGACAAACCTTGCTGCAATAATTACCGCAATGTTCACCTATAACAAAACAGATTGGGTAAGAACTCCTCACGCATACAGGGTACATATTTAGGCTCCTTATCGGAGCCTTTTTGCTTCTCACTTTATAAATTAAAACTTATAGCCAAATTTCCTTAAAAGATCTTTCCTCTCTTTTATATGCTCTTCGTCTTCAAATCCCTTTGGTTTAACGCCATCAACAACCCCCAATACAGCCCTTCCAAGTTCGGTTTCTGCAACGATAACCTGCATTGGATTTGCTGAGGCAGCGTAAATATTACAAACTTCCTGGACATTTTTAATTGCGTTCAGGACATTTATCGGGAATGCGCCTCTTATGAAAATTATGAAAAAGTGCCCTGCCCCGACATTAAAAGCGTTCTTTTTGGCAAGTTCAACAAGTTCGGGGTCGTTTCCTGCAAAACGCACAAGTGCAACACCCGATGCCTCGTTAAAGGCAAGCCCAAATTTTATACCTGGGACACTTCCTACAAGTGCCTCGCTTAGGTCCTCAACAGTTTTTATAAAATGCGATTGCCCGAGAATGCAATTCATGTCTTCTGGTTTTTCAATAGGAACAACTTTAATTTCAACACTCATTTTGCATACCTCCTTTCACTTTTTTACATTATAATTTAAATACCAATTTTGCAAAAGGAGGCAATTAATGGAAGAAAAGACAATCAAAATAAGTAAGAAGGCTTTTTTGAATTCTCTTGTAATTCTGTTTGTTCTTATGTGCCTTGCGCTTCTTTTAACCTACATT
Above is a window of Caldisericum sp. DNA encoding:
- a CDS encoding glycosyltransferase; this encodes MGVVLFLILLGKSSKKVPLKKRYSFDKFVAIIPAHNEEAVIANSILSTKKAGFNKIVVILDNCTDNTPVIAQGLGAETIFVNFRSKGRSLSYAIPQLVEKYGENSFYMIFDADNVVEENYIEHIKPYVESYPVIQTNLYNLNVDGVIPRMYIFMDAIYLRIQKALTLLGLSSIISGYGWGAYGWVFKKHKFDCNSVLEDFEYTVKLPLKVTFVEEATVYDEKPTEFMPSFRQRLRWYRGYFYTVFKENGIAKNLYTIPLIVGAATGILSFLLSLPDPLYISIPVVVFVLHTLIFLLPLNERELKDVKWYDIFIMFFFNMTNLAAIITAMFTYNKTDWVRTPHAYRVHI
- a CDS encoding adenosine-specific kinase, which translates into the protein MSVEIKVVPIEKPEDMNCILGQSHFIKTVEDLSEALVGSVPGIKFGLAFNEASGVALVRFAGNDPELVELAKKNAFNVGAGHFFIIFIRGAFPINVLNAIKNVQEVCNIYAASANPMQVIVAETELGRAVLGVVDGVKPKGFEDEEHIKERKDLLRKFGYKF